From the Acidilutibacter cellobiosedens genome, one window contains:
- a CDS encoding YfcC family protein produces the protein MEHTKIKKKRFEMPHVYIILMSMMLLVIIMSFIVPSGEYVRTVDPVTENTIVDPDSYHTVEKPTPTSPLGFGVAIYNGAMNAASIFFQIIMVCGTLEFLQTTGAFEAGVGKLVNTFSNHISLLPAVILLIFTILGNIGMQDGCLPLYPIAAGIMIRAGYDKVSAVGAGILGEAIGFSGGALNMFTVGISQEILGIPIFSGFSFRLMASTLFYIVTVSYLLWYCKRIRKDPTKSVIADEYINQLSTQKESESLPLTWQRSVALIGLLIAVILQGYGPLKLGWGIAEITSLYVILTFVIVIIFKINPNKACEIYMEGAKNILPAAFVLAFSNAILVLMNNAKIIDTAIHTLVQALEGKEEIGILIILFFAIMAFEFLVSSGTGKAMLIMPILKPIGQIINMSRQLIVVVYQYAEGATQYIWPTSGTLLAALGLCKVRYQDWVKFAWKPILLITLTNIVMVILAYKLQIGPF, from the coding sequence ATGGAACATACTAAAATAAAGAAAAAGAGATTTGAAATGCCACATGTATATATAATATTAATGTCAATGATGTTATTGGTAATAATTATGTCATTTATCGTGCCAAGTGGAGAATATGTAAGAACTGTTGATCCTGTGACAGAAAATACAATTGTGGACCCTGATAGTTATCATACAGTTGAAAAACCGACACCAACTTCCCCATTAGGTTTCGGGGTAGCAATTTATAACGGTGCTATGAATGCAGCGTCAATATTTTTTCAAATAATAATGGTTTGTGGTACGTTGGAATTTCTCCAGACAACAGGTGCATTTGAGGCTGGTGTAGGAAAATTAGTTAATACGTTCTCTAATCATATTAGTTTACTTCCGGCTGTAATTTTATTAATTTTTACAATTTTAGGGAATATAGGAATGCAGGATGGATGTCTTCCGTTATATCCAATAGCCGCAGGTATAATGATTAGAGCTGGATATGATAAAGTATCTGCAGTGGGAGCAGGTATCTTGGGAGAGGCTATAGGTTTTAGCGGTGGTGCATTAAACATGTTTACTGTGGGAATATCACAGGAAATATTAGGAATACCGATATTTTCAGGTTTTTCGTTTAGATTGATGGCTTCGACATTATTTTATATAGTAACCGTTTCATACTTATTATGGTATTGCAAAAGAATTAGAAAAGACCCCACAAAAAGTGTAATTGCTGATGAATATATTAATCAATTGTCAACACAAAAAGAATCCGAATCATTACCCTTAACTTGGCAGAGGTCTGTTGCATTAATAGGATTGCTTATTGCAGTGATATTACAGGGGTATGGTCCTCTTAAATTAGGTTGGGGGATTGCTGAAATAACATCTTTATATGTGATTCTAACGTTTGTTATTGTAATTATATTCAAAATCAATCCTAATAAAGCATGCGAAATTTACATGGAAGGTGCAAAAAATATTCTTCCTGCAGCCTTTGTTTTGGCATTTTCAAATGCAATTTTAGTATTAATGAATAATGCTAAAATCATAGATACCGCTATCCATACGTTAGTTCAGGCACTTGAAGGAAAAGAAGAAATTGGGATTTTAATAATCCTATTCTTCGCAATTATGGCTTTTGAATTTTTAGTTTCATCCGGCACTGGAAAGGCCATGCTGATTATGCCAATTTTAAAACCGATTGGTCAGATAATAAATATGAGCAGGCAGCTTATAGTCGTTGTATATCAGTACGCAGAGGGCGCTACACAATATATTTGGCCCACATCCGGTACTCTTTTAGCTGCACTTGGGCTGTGTAAAGTTAGATATCAGGATTGGGTTAAATTTGCATGGAAACCGATTTTGTTGATAACTCTTACAAACATTGTGATGGTTATATTGGCATATAAATTACAAATAGGACCTTTTTAA
- a CDS encoding amidohydrolase, whose translation MNLIILNGNIYTMNKRNPKAEALFIEDGIFKNIGSNKEISELINKSSLVIDADGKTILPGFIDSHMHLAMFGSNLYECNLVGTKSIEELINKVKDYISSKKIPKGDWVIGKGWNEDYFNVKRLPNRYDLDKISKEHNICLTRGCYHMCVVNSNVLDEIGINKENHEINNGIFDIDQNSVPTGICRESAMKLVYSKLPKVSKDRFKEYIKLASNYVLSRGITSLCTDDFMLPGIEWQNVIDSYTEMNRDGELKIRVYEQCLLPTLEYIKEFASKGYKTGIGDDHFKIGQLKILTDGNLGTRTAYLSEPYSDDNSTFGIPQYTQNELDNLILTATESGLQIASHAIGDKSINMVIDALEKLPEEYKKRDLRSNIVHCQVTNDRLLKKFKKLNIVANVQPIFLNYDIHMAESRLGPSRITNSYNWKTLLNEGIKVALGSDSPVELPDTMLGIYSAVTRKDLNGFPNGGWFPEEKLTVDEALHGFTIDAAYSSFSEDIKGSIEIGKLADFVVLSENIYEIEPENIKNVKVLKTFIDGKLVFDIEKI comes from the coding sequence ATGAATTTAATTATATTAAACGGAAATATTTATACAATGAATAAAAGAAATCCAAAAGCAGAAGCATTATTTATTGAAGATGGAATATTTAAGAATATAGGATCTAATAAAGAGATTTCAGAATTAATAAATAAAAGCAGCCTTGTAATTGATGCAGATGGGAAAACCATATTACCGGGTTTTATAGATAGCCACATGCATTTAGCCATGTTTGGTTCAAATCTGTATGAATGTAATTTAGTAGGGACAAAATCAATAGAGGAATTAATTAATAAAGTTAAGGATTATATTTCTTCAAAGAAAATTCCGAAAGGAGACTGGGTAATCGGAAAGGGATGGAATGAAGACTATTTTAATGTTAAAAGACTTCCTAACAGATATGACTTAGATAAAATTTCAAAAGAACATAATATTTGTTTAACCAGAGGATGTTATCATATGTGTGTCGTAAACAGTAATGTTTTGGATGAAATTGGGATCAACAAGGAAAATCATGAGATAAATAATGGAATTTTTGATATAGACCAGAATAGTGTTCCAACAGGTATTTGCAGAGAGAGTGCAATGAAGTTGGTATACTCTAAGCTGCCTAAGGTATCTAAAGATAGGTTTAAAGAATATATAAAGCTTGCATCAAACTATGTATTATCAAGAGGTATTACTTCTTTATGCACTGATGATTTTATGCTACCGGGAATAGAGTGGCAGAATGTTATTGATTCGTATACTGAAATGAACAGAGACGGTGAACTAAAAATCAGAGTCTATGAACAATGCCTGCTTCCAACCTTAGAATATATTAAGGAATTTGCTTCTAAAGGATATAAGACCGGGATTGGCGATGATCATTTTAAAATCGGACAGCTAAAAATATTAACTGATGGGAATTTAGGAACCAGAACGGCTTATTTATCGGAACCGTACAGCGATGACAATTCTACTTTCGGGATACCGCAATACACACAAAATGAACTGGATAATTTGATTTTAACTGCAACTGAATCCGGATTGCAAATTGCTTCCCATGCTATAGGAGATAAATCCATAAATATGGTTATTGATGCTTTGGAAAAATTACCGGAAGAATATAAGAAAAGAGATTTAAGAAGCAATATTGTGCATTGTCAGGTTACCAATGACAGGCTGCTGAAAAAATTTAAGAAATTGAACATTGTTGCTAATGTGCAACCTATATTCTTAAACTATGATATTCATATGGCTGAATCTAGGCTTGGGCCAAGCAGAATTACTAATTCATACAATTGGAAGACATTATTGAACGAAGGCATAAAAGTGGCATTGGGTTCGGATAGTCCCGTTGAGCTGCCTGATACAATGCTTGGTATATATTCGGCAGTAACCAGAAAGGATTTAAATGGCTTCCCAAATGGAGGATGGTTTCCGGAAGAAAAATTGACAGTTGATGAAGCACTTCATGGATTTACTATTGATGCTGCATATTCTTCTTTCAGCGAAGATATTAAAGGTTCAATAGAAATTGGGAAATTAGCCGATTTTGTTGTATTATCAGAAAATATATATGAAATTGAACCTGAAAATATTAAGAATGTTAAGGTCTTGAAAACTTTTATTGATGGTAAGTTAGTATTCGATATCGAAAAGATTTAG
- a CDS encoding acyltransferase family protein, with protein sequence MNTIHNRRYITGLDGLRAFAILSVVFYHFTFSWAKGGFLGVDIFFVLSGYLVTSKILLTGENFKVKTFWKDRLCRILPSAYLMIIVTVLWVILFNHRLLTSLLGDAMSSISYTTNWWFIFHKISYFDSFGSPSPLKHMWFLAVQEQFYILWPFILIIGLKITKKIGKFSRIVFIGALLSATLMGILYDPTADPSRVYYGTDTRAFELLIGSFLATVLANKKHFTKEVSPKQKNELKLISIISFSIFIFSVIFIDEYNSFLYRGGLFLFSLNTALLIACVCHPQGILGPILSWKPMRWIGTRSYEIYLWHYPIMVLSTPIYEIGNPSYLRVFFQLIITCIIAEFSYRFIELPIRKFGFREYCHYLISAKKTTTIISFLVIMSLAIGITSMAKIKSNLEKAEAYSSEINTAQTPEKKASNKNLNKKDIKVSTENDEKTSSAENGTYKDILAIGDSIILDIAPSLNEKYNNITIDGKIGRQMSEAATLAAKYTTFNDSDKAVIIELGTNGYFTNKQIDKLLDSFSKSHIFLINIRVPRSWESKVNKILKEKAEERENVTLIDWYSTASKHPEYFDQDGVHLNSKGVESLESLIIENLKI encoded by the coding sequence TTGAACACTATACACAATCGTCGTTACATAACAGGATTAGATGGACTTCGCGCCTTTGCAATTTTATCTGTAGTTTTTTATCACTTCACCTTTAGTTGGGCTAAAGGTGGTTTTTTAGGAGTTGATATCTTTTTTGTCCTATCTGGTTATTTAGTAACCTCTAAAATTTTATTAACAGGAGAAAATTTTAAAGTAAAAACTTTTTGGAAAGATCGTCTTTGCAGAATATTACCATCTGCTTATTTAATGATTATAGTCACTGTCTTATGGGTAATACTTTTTAACCATAGACTTTTGACAAGCCTCTTAGGAGATGCAATGTCTTCTATTTCATATACAACTAATTGGTGGTTTATTTTTCACAAGATTTCTTACTTTGATAGCTTTGGCTCACCATCTCCCTTGAAACATATGTGGTTTTTGGCAGTACAGGAGCAATTCTATATTTTATGGCCATTTATACTTATAATAGGACTAAAAATCACTAAAAAAATCGGCAAGTTTTCACGTATAGTTTTTATTGGAGCTTTGCTTTCAGCAACTTTGATGGGTATACTTTATGATCCAACTGCCGACCCAAGCCGTGTATATTATGGCACAGATACTCGTGCTTTTGAATTATTAATAGGAAGCTTTTTAGCAACTGTTTTGGCAAACAAGAAACATTTCACTAAGGAAGTTTCTCCGAAACAAAAAAATGAGTTAAAACTCATAAGCATTATTTCTTTTTCTATCTTTATTTTTAGTGTCATATTTATAGATGAATATAATTCCTTTTTATACAGAGGCGGATTATTTCTGTTTAGTTTAAACACGGCTTTACTTATAGCATGTGTTTGTCATCCACAAGGAATTTTAGGTCCTATACTTTCGTGGAAACCTATGCGCTGGATTGGTACAAGATCCTATGAAATATACCTTTGGCATTATCCTATTATGGTCTTAAGTACCCCTATTTATGAAATAGGAAACCCATCATACTTACGTGTCTTTTTTCAACTAATTATTACATGTATTATTGCAGAATTCTCATATCGTTTTATAGAGCTGCCAATACGAAAATTTGGGTTTCGAGAATATTGCCATTACTTAATCTCAGCAAAAAAAACTACCACTATAATATCATTTTTAGTGATCATGTCCCTTGCTATTGGTATTACCAGTATGGCAAAAATAAAATCAAACTTAGAAAAGGCCGAAGCATATTCATCCGAAATAAATACAGCTCAAACTCCCGAAAAAAAAGCTTCTAATAAAAACCTCAATAAAAAGGATATAAAAGTATCTACTGAAAATGATGAAAAAACCTCATCAGCAGAAAATGGAACTTATAAGGATATATTAGCTATTGGAGATTCTATTATATTAGATATTGCTCCAAGCCTTAACGAAAAATATAATAACATTACAATCGACGGAAAAATTGGAAGGCAAATGTCGGAAGCAGCAACCTTAGCTGCTAAGTATACCACATTTAATGATTCTGATAAAGCGGTTATCATTGAATTAGGAACAAATGGCTATTTTACAAATAAACAAATTGATAAATTGCTTGATTCTTTCTCAAAATCACATATCTTTTTAATAAATATTCGTGTGCCACGTTCCTGGGAAAGCAAGGTCAACAAAATCTTAAAAGAAAAAGCTGAAGAACGGGAAAATGTGACATTAATTGACTGGTATTCTACGGCTTCTAAACATCCTGAGTACTTTGACCAAGATGGTGTACATTTAAATTCCAAAGGAGTTGAATCCTTAGAAAGCCTTATTATCGAGAACCTAAAAATATAA
- a CDS encoding macrolide family glycosyltransferase, which translates to MSKIVFFCIPAYGHTNPTIEVVRELTKRGHEVWYYSFSMFRKKIEGAGAKYIECDKYVPELKAEDEKKVGKDFAALIEMTVDTTIALDEKVCKELNEFHPDCIVSDSLCFWGKLFAAKLNIKYVCSTTSFAFNQYTAKMMKQNLMEMVRMIKGMHRIKKKIKQLNDYGYAVDNFISLIQNDNETYTIVYTSKEFQPLANTFSNKYFFVGPSVSDILAGPRNSDKKLIYISLGTVNNKNNEFYKKCLMAFGDGEFDVIMSVGESTDISSLGEIPENFEIKNKVEQIKVLQNTDVFITHSGMNSVNESLYYGVPMVLFPQHQEQRMVAERVVTLGAGVYLKNDNPKDMKEAVQTILEYDSYQENAVKLSESLKLSGGAKKAAEVIGRIAEE; encoded by the coding sequence ATGAGTAAAATTGTATTTTTTTGTATACCAGCCTATGGACACACCAATCCAACAATAGAAGTGGTCCGTGAACTTACAAAAAGAGGGCATGAAGTATGGTACTATTCCTTTAGTATGTTCCGTAAAAAGATAGAAGGAGCAGGTGCTAAATATATTGAATGTGATAAGTATGTACCTGAACTGAAGGCTGAAGATGAAAAAAAAGTAGGAAAGGATTTTGCAGCGCTTATTGAAATGACAGTGGATACTACTATAGCCTTAGACGAGAAAGTTTGCAAAGAACTAAATGAATTTCATCCTGATTGTATTGTTTCAGATTCTTTGTGTTTTTGGGGAAAATTATTTGCAGCTAAACTGAATATAAAATATGTTTGCTCTACCACTTCCTTTGCTTTTAACCAATATACCGCAAAGATGATGAAACAAAATTTAATGGAAATGGTACGGATGATTAAAGGAATGCATCGTATCAAGAAAAAAATTAAACAATTGAATGACTATGGATATGCTGTTGATAATTTTATTTCTCTCATCCAAAATGACAATGAAACATACACTATTGTGTATACTTCAAAGGAGTTTCAACCGTTAGCGAACACATTTTCAAATAAATATTTTTTTGTGGGTCCTTCTGTTTCCGATATATTGGCGGGACCACGAAATAGTGATAAGAAACTTATCTATATTTCCCTTGGGACCGTAAACAATAAAAATAATGAATTTTATAAAAAATGTTTGATGGCATTTGGTGATGGCGAATTTGATGTTATCATGTCCGTAGGCGAAAGCACGGATATTTCATCGTTGGGAGAAATACCTGAGAATTTTGAAATAAAGAACAAGGTTGAACAAATAAAAGTATTACAAAATACAGATGTTTTTATAACACATAGCGGAATGAACAGCGTTAACGAAAGCTTATATTATGGCGTACCGATGGTATTATTTCCCCAGCATCAAGAACAACGCATGGTAGCTGAAAGAGTTGTGACTTTAGGTGCCGGAGTTTATTTAAAAAATGATAACCCCAAAGATATGAAAGAAGCGGTGCAGACGATTCTAGAATATGATTCTTA